CGAGGTTTTTGAATGGAATGGAGTTGTCTCCAATTTCTGTTGAAATTCAGGGCATTGCTTTTGTGCCCTGAGGTATATTGCTCAAAAAAGCAATGGACTTTGGGTCAATTACGATTATGTGATTATCTTcatccattttgtttttaaaaattgtcgGTTTGATTTTGTTCAGGTCTGCATTGGCTTTTTTTGAAGTTCCTTTTCAGGGTTTTAGTTGGTTCAATCAGAGTTTAGTCTTATTTTTAGGTAATTTAGTTtttcaattaggatttttaTGAAGCCTGTGTAAATGGGTCAGTTACGCTTTGTCATCTATGATCTAAGTCTAACATATTGATTGTTCAAGTTTTGATTGAATGGATTGTATGTATATAAGCTGATGGTATCTTCTGTCGAAGGTATTGTGTGTTAAGAGAATTGGGACTTTGTGGAAAGGATTTTGGTTATTCCGGTTGTGACTTGTGAAAGGGAGGCCAACAAGGTCAAAGTCATGGGAATTGTAGGTGCTTGGTTCATCACGGGCATAACTGTGTGTGTCTGTTTGTGCATTATATTACAGGAAAGGTATTCAAATTCTGAACGATATCATCATCGAGCGCTTTGTCGAGTTTTGCTTGCATGCAAGAAAGAAATGGATCCCGGTCGCTATGGTCTTCAGCAAGGATGGGATAATAACAGCGTAATTGTGGTTTCCTCCTTAATAAATCACCTATATGGGATGAATCATGATAAATACAAGAATTTATTAGGGCCCAATCTGACTGTCcatttttttgggagaaaaatgagagaaagCCATGGGGCAATGAGGATATGGACTGACTGGATTTGCCTAACCTCATATCATCATTGATCTGTTGCTGACATTACCTTATTCTCTTGAATCCACAGGCTCTGGAGGGGTATGCTGCGGTCCATGAGCCAAACTTTCGGTGAGTGCTACTGACTGtttcttttcatcttcattACGGTAATTTAGAACTCATAGGCAAAATTGGCTCCTTAAATTTGTATGAAGAGCAGATTGAGATTAACTTTTTAGTTCTACTGCCCAAATTTCATTAATGGTTGTATACCAATATCTGTCATTGGTACTGTCTGAATATtccctttaattttgtcatcaATCTTTTTAATTGGGTGCATTGTGTTACATTATATCTTCTCCTTTTGTcccatattataattattttttggcaGGGTCGGTGGTTCATACGATGAAAGGAGGTTTATAGATGACAGATACTCAAGGGACGACGTCTATCCAAGAAATGCTTTTCACCGCGATGTTTTGGATAGGGATAACtatccaccaccacctcatGCTGTTGGTGTATGGCCACattcaagaagaagaagttatgaagaagaaattcCCGTTGATAGGGATAGGAGACATGAGAAACAATACATTGATTCATATCATGAGATGGATAACTTTCGTGATCATGAGATGGATAACTTTCGTGATCATGAGATTGATACATTTCAGGAATTTGATAAATTTCGAGATAGCTATCGCAGTGTTGATAGCTATCGTGATCCTGGATTTGACAGGATTGCAAGGCTTGGTGGACGTGATCGTGATGATTATGCATATGATGATTTTGACTATAGGTCCCGTGCTACCCATCAAAACAGAGAGGAGAGTCGTGAAAGGGATTATGACTATGGCCGACACAGTTATGATTCTGATTATGACAGAGGTAGTAGGAGAGATAGCAATTGGAGGCGTCGTGGATCTCGTGAATCTCGTGAATCTCGTGACCGAGAGCGTGAGAAGAAATGTTTGAGTAGGGAAAGAGAACAGAGTCCACATAGAAGGCATGAGCGTTCTCGCTCCCGGTCCATTTCTCGCGGGCATGAGGATCGTCCTAGATCAAGGTCCCCTAGAGGTCGAAGCCATGGACGAAGTCATCGAGAGGACAGCTATGATGATGGACGGCATGAGAGAACTGATAGGCGAAGGGACCGTGATGAGAAACGCCAGAGAGAGCATTATTCTGTGGTATGTTTTGCATCTTTCTGTTCAACCTAATTGCCTATGTGTTTACTGTATGCAGGATGACTTACTGAGTATGATGTTCTTTTGTAGGCCCCATCTGCAACTATTGTTGTGAAGGGTCTTTCACAGAAGACGACTGAGGAAGATCTATACCAGATCCTTGTAATATGTCATCTGATGTTTTGTTATGAATACCACATTTCTACTTCTCTCTACTTTTTGATAACCTTGCAATTTGTATATCTTTCAGACTGAATGGGGACCCCTTAGACATGTCCGTGTGATCAAAGAACGTAATTCTGGCATCTCTCGTGGATTTGCTTTTATTGATTTTCCTTCTGTGGTATGTATTATTCTTTTCGTATAAATGTTTTGCATTtgatttgaataaaaataattcacaATGGAGTTTCTGTTTGTTTAATAGGGAGCAGCATGCGCTATGATGGACAAGATTGGGGATGATGGACTTGTGGTGGATGGCCGAAAGCTTTTTTTTGAGTACaggtgttttttttgttggtcctACTTTACTGGATGAAGTCTTAATATAACCATCACCGAAGTGTGGTAGCATTATTTTGTCATTGtgaaatacatatatatatctatgtacatagagagcttccattcttatttgagggacacccttgtagGGCTCACTCCACATTGTATTTCGCTAATCCTAATCGTGTATTTTATATATCCTGTCTTTCTTAACTGATGACAAAATAGATACAAGAAGTGAGTAGATATAAAACTTTTGGGTTGGAGAGGGATGATCATGTTCTTAGTTATTTGAACCCCACTGGGAAATGCCAGTTTGTTTTGTCGACTTTCTTCCTCCCCCTCtatcaacaaaaaaaggaaggccAGCTTGCGTCTTATTCCCATGAATCGACATGAACTTTGATCAAAGCGAGGAAGAAAGTGATGAAgtgtctttttttaattttgaacttttaattttttaatttttattttttctcggGTGGTGGTAAGGGTAAAATTTAGTAAAGGTGACTGCATAGTTAACGTAAACAATAAAGGACATCTTGCATGATGTGCGGATACTTAATGCCTCAATAAATGAAGGATTTTCTTTCTGTGTCAGATGTATTCTCAGCTGTCAGATGATGCAAATGCTGAAAgtgtggttttgtttttgtccctGGAATGGGACCCATATTATTTTTCCATGAGTGTacttatttccattttgaaCTGTGTTTTGTTGCAGTAGTAAGCCGACTGGGGGTGCAGGTGGATCTTTTGGTCAGGAGAATGCTGTGAAATCAGGCCATAATAACCGTAAAAGCATCACAGTGCCCTCTGATTGGATGTGCATTAGTTGTGAATATGTTAATTTTGCACGGCGGACATCCTGCTTTCAggtgtgtatttttttttccattacaaggtattaatttctttttgtcttgATATATTTTGACGAATTAACCCTCCATCATGTAATAGTAAAGTGCTAAATTCATACCAACAATGTTGCCTTTTCTGGGAAGAACAGCTGCACTTATGTGCTTGGAAATATTCCATTATATGACTTTAGGTGGTTTTGTTAAAGACCTTCTGTGCTTTTGTGGTAGAATTTCAACTCTGCTATGTTTAGATACAGTGCTTTGGGAACaaaatcttttgtgtccaaGTAAATATGTAACTATGGTAcaatagaaaagaaatttttattgttttattattttagaaaacaaaattttcaacatgCATAACTGTGTAATGTATGTggattagtttattttttcttaagaATAATTAATGTAAGTTGATtatcaaaaaaggaaaaaaaaaaattcatgtagGTTAGTGAGTCTCTGTTTTCCTCCTTTGTTGCAGTGCAATAAGGCACGAACTGAGGATGCTCCGGCAGCAGATATTTCTTTATCCAATCAAATGACTTCAGCAAAGAAAGGATCTGAAGCTGGTTAGTCTACCTTGTTTCTTTTAGCTGGCGTAATTAACTATTAATTTTTATGAACTTAACTGAGTATATATGTCATTAGGTCCTACTCATGTTTTGGTTGTTCGCGGACTGGATGAAAATGCTGATGAGGAAATGCTGCGCTATGAATTTTCCAAACATGCCGCAATTAAGGTGCAAATGCTGAACAAattgaattctttttatttattcatttagtGTCATCTTAAAGTTAAACAagacagatttttttttctatctaGCATGTGCATCAGAgatttattgatattattttgCAGGATCTTCGTCTTGTTAGAGACAAATTTACTCATGTTTCAAGGGGATTTGCATTTGTACATTTCCATTCGGTATGCCAGCTTTTTTCCCCTCCCTTTTCAGTTATTCAGTTGGTTAAATGTTGTAATTTTATTGTCTTCCATTTTTTCTGGTATTCATTTGCGTGGCCTTAATGTTCTGATTCAAGAATTGAAGGACACTGAAGTTAACTGATGTTGGGGACGAGGAAACAATGTGAGCTGTTAAAATCACGGAActtaaatataaaagaaaaatgttactTGTCTCCCAACTTATATTTACAGAACTTAATgtaaaaaatttatctttaaaatgTACATGTTCAGAACTTATGAGTATAATTGTACAGATCTTATATGTGGTCATCATATGCTGAGTTTTTATTTGTAGGGTAATTGTATCACCTCTACTTTATAAGCTCCTTTCCAATAGGGAAATGATGTTTTGAACATTTTTATTTGCTGGTTGTATGAGGAAATGTGGTGTGACTAGATTTAAATTTGTATATTCCTGACCAAAAGATTGGGCAAAATGTTTCTGTGGGATGTATTAGGTAGTTGGCAGCTCACTTTGATGGGGTCTCCCAATGCTGAACTATATTTTAATAGAGCTCCTTTAACTAACCACATAAGTTTAAATGAAGGTGCTATAAATGTTATGCCATATGAACTTCTATAACCTGATCAATGAAAATGATTTTCTAGATGTGTGATATGATCATGGCTTGCATCCAGATGTCTGATATGGTTTTCTATACTTACGATTACACACAATCAAGGgcataaacaaaacccatcTAATTCAAACTGTTATTGTACATATTCAGAAGTGTGATATGTTGATGTCTTTCGTCTAAAAAACTGCATCCCTCTCTACCCAATTCTTTTGATCTGAGATTTAACATGTTTGCATGTGGTTGTCCGAAAAAGAAACCTGTCTGCATGTGCACCTCTTGTTTTGAGTCTTAAAAGTTTTTTGCATTTGTAGTGGGGTAAGTTGGAGTTGTAATACACCTTTTGTTTAAATCATGTAAAgaatgaggaaaaaaaagaagaatttttATGTCCTCAAAATTTCCCTGGCAGGTTATTTCTCCTCTTcattattctatttttttttttttaatcaattggCTTTTAGTCTCAAAGGCTGTGTGGGTGCATGTATTGTGTGGTCTTTCTGCTAATGTTGATTAACTTTATCGTGCTTGGTTAAAATTGTGTAAATGGTACACCTTATTACAATTTTTTGCTCTCTAGTATCCCAGAAGTAGAAGTATAATAACTTCCTTAAAGATGCCTTAGTCGTAAAAgcttgatttatttattattatattttaattacgCTTTGGTTGCAAGTCTTTTGTGTTTCAGGGCGACAGAGTTACAAGACTgtacttattattattatttttttgaatagaaacatttttattcaaatttgtaaGGATCAAAACAAGGGCATTTAGAACgcagataaaaagaaaaaacactaGCCGGTGAAACAGACACAAGGCCACTCAACACATAACTAAACAACCAAACATAAAACAACCCCTTAAGATACTACGGCCAGCAGATTGCGCATAATTGTAGGATAGGGTACATCCTTAAAAGCAAGGGAAGTTGATGCCCAAAgggcagcccaaaacttcactCTATCCCATTACTCTGCCACTCCCACTCCCTTATAATCCTCAAAGATTCTCCTGTTACGTTCCAGCCATAGGTTCCAAACCACTGCCTGCATCAGACTACCCCAGAGAATTTTGGCTTTCTTTCTACAAGACTGTACTTATGAGTTATTAAGTACAGTCTAGGAACTTGGTCACCCCCCTGATGGACGTGTTCTTCGTTTCTGTCTGTCTTCCAATGTGAGATgtgaagaaacaaagaaatcagcgcagttttttgttttaagctGCAACCCTATGATTTTCAGGTGGGAGATGCTACAAAAGCTCTTGAAGCAACAAATGGAACAACACTTGAGAGGAATGGGCAAATTTTGAGAGTAGCATATGCAAAGAGCATTCTTGGTCCAGGATCTTCACAGTCAAGCAGCTTGGCAGCTGCGGCAATTGAGGCAGCCACCTTTGCGCAACAGGTTTctcttaaaataattttatacgTTTTTTACATCTGTTTTGTTGACTTATATGATacttcttatatatataaactttaTATTAATTGTAAGCACTTGAAcaacaaatataatatttttagatCACATGATTATTAGAATAA
Above is a window of Prunus persica cultivar Lovell chromosome G2, Prunus_persica_NCBIv2, whole genome shotgun sequence DNA encoding:
- the LOC18785207 gene encoding SUPPRESSOR OF ABI3-5 isoform X1 produces the protein MDPGRYGLQQGWDNNSALEGYAAVHEPNFRVGGSYDERRFIDDRYSRDDVYPRNAFHRDVLDRDNYPPPPHAVGVWPHSRRRSYEEEIPVDRDRRHEKQYIDSYHEMDNFRDHEMDNFRDHEIDTFQEFDKFRDSYRSVDSYRDPGFDRIARLGGRDRDDYAYDDFDYRSRATHQNREESRERDYDYGRHSYDSDYDRGSRRDSNWRRRGSRESRESRDREREKKCLSREREQSPHRRHERSRSRSISRGHEDRPRSRSPRGRSHGRSHREDSYDDGRHERTDRRRDRDEKRQREHYSVAPSATIVVKGLSQKTTEEDLYQILTEWGPLRHVRVIKERNSGISRGFAFIDFPSVGAACAMMDKIGDDGLVVDGRKLFFEYSSKPTGGAGGSFGQENAVKSGHNNRKSITVPSDWMCISCEYVNFARRTSCFQCNKARTEDAPAADISLSNQMTSAKKGSEAGPTHVLVVRGLDENADEEMLRYEFSKHAAIKDLRLVRDKFTHVSRGFAFVHFHSVGDATKALEATNGTTLERNGQILRVAYAKSILGPGSSQSSSLAAAAIEAATFAQQYDSVGWAPKEYNPDDNQSTGGEQNGGEMAVQQDGLAPQSGFVWDEASGYYYDAASGFYYDPNTGLYYDGNNGIWYSYDQQTLQYIPCTDQNDNKTSVNQSELSKASDASSNKKVVISAPATTSTPFEKAASLPDAVQAAAEKKEKEKAKEIKLASKSSILANKKKMSNVLTMWKQRSHEGQATRVALDENQPSISADDRPVSSVQSTKSKFKIDVTTTKENTTPSSRVSTTVSAAETAGLESPVMPRPVSNSIGGTLMGVIRGSGRGVVKSDTSFSGSSGGVSIPSTSAACMVSASTMADIPTVLTPFRTDASALGSYTPPVAAGSGKRRFSELPVAPASAPKEPHTAYRDRAAERRSLYGSSLSFGDDSSDLGFGESNRDSASRKGSFDSMPFPPGVGGGRAVGDANIDSYEVITAEKAIDESNVGNKMLRNMGWHEGLGLGRDGSGMVEPVQAQSVERRAGLGSQQKKLDPTLEVQAGDSYKTLIHKKALARFREMS
- the LOC18785207 gene encoding SUPPRESSOR OF ABI3-5 isoform X2, with protein sequence MDPGRYGLQQGWDNNSALEGYAAVHEPNFRVGGSYDERRFIDDRYSRDDVYPRNAFHRDVLDRDNYPPPPHAVGVWPHSRRRSYEEEIPVDRDRRHEKQYIDSYHEMDNFRDHEMDNFRDHEIDTFQEFDKFRDSYRSVDSYRDPGFDRIARLGGRDRDDYAYDDFDYRSRATHQNREESRERDYDYGRHSYDSDYDRGSRRDSNWRRRGSRESRESRDREREKKCLSREREQSPHRRHERSRSRSISRGHEDRPRSRSPRGRSHGRSHREDSYDDGRHERTDRRRDRDEKRQREHYSVAPSATIVVKGLSQKTTEEDLYQILTEWGPLRHVRVIKERNSGISRGFAFIDFPSVGAACAMMDKIGDDGLVVDGRKLFFEYSKPTGGAGGSFGQENAVKSGHNNRKSITVPSDWMCISCEYVNFARRTSCFQCNKARTEDAPAADISLSNQMTSAKKGSEAGPTHVLVVRGLDENADEEMLRYEFSKHAAIKDLRLVRDKFTHVSRGFAFVHFHSVGDATKALEATNGTTLERNGQILRVAYAKSILGPGSSQSSSLAAAAIEAATFAQQYDSVGWAPKEYNPDDNQSTGGEQNGGEMAVQQDGLAPQSGFVWDEASGYYYDAASGFYYDPNTGLYYDGNNGIWYSYDQQTLQYIPCTDQNDNKTSVNQSELSKASDASSNKKVVISAPATTSTPFEKAASLPDAVQAAAEKKEKEKAKEIKLASKSSILANKKKMSNVLTMWKQRSHEGQATRVALDENQPSISADDRPVSSVQSTKSKFKIDVTTTKENTTPSSRVSTTVSAAETAGLESPVMPRPVSNSIGGTLMGVIRGSGRGVVKSDTSFSGSSGGVSIPSTSAACMVSASTMADIPTVLTPFRTDASALGSYTPPVAAGSGKRRFSELPVAPASAPKEPHTAYRDRAAERRSLYGSSLSFGDDSSDLGFGESNRDSASRKGSFDSMPFPPGVGGGRAVGDANIDSYEVITAEKAIDESNVGNKMLRNMGWHEGLGLGRDGSGMVEPVQAQSVERRAGLGSQQKKLDPTLEVQAGDSYKTLIHKKALARFREMS